CGGCTCGCGCTCGAGGAAGACCACGTGAGCATCAAGGCCGACGAGGCGCCCGGGGAAAGCCCGCATGATCACGAACCAGGGGATGAGGGACGACGTGACCGGGGGTGAAATCATGCTCGGTGTCCGGGGGCTGAGTCATGCCTACGGGGCCAACCAGGTGCTGCACGACGTCTCCTTCGACGTCGCGGCCGGCAGTATGGTCGCCCTGGTCGGGCGCTCCGGCTCGGGCAAGACCACCCTGCTGAACATGGTCGGTGGACTGGACCTGCCCGACGCCGGAACGGTTCTCGTCGACGGCACCGAGGTCACGACCCTGGACGAGGCGGGGCGCAGCCGGTTGCGGCGCGACACCGTCTCCTACGTCTTCCAGACCTTCGGCCTGATACCGGTTCTCTCGGCCGCCGAGAACGTCGGCATTCCGCTGCGCATGCGGCGCACACCTCGCAACGAACGCGAGAAGCGGGTGGCGAAGCTGCTGGACCTGGTCGGGCTCGCCGACCACGCCCAGCAGCGTCCCGACGAACTCTCCGGGGGCCAGCAACAACGGGTGGCGATCGCCCGCGCACTCGCGTCGTCGCCCCGTCTTCTCGTCGCCGACGAGCCGACCGGGCAACTGGACGCCGAAACCGGGCTCTCGGTCATGGCTCTCCTGCGCGGAGTGGTCGAGTCGGAGGGCGTCACCGCCCTCGTCTCCACCCACGACCCGGTGATGATGCGCCTGGCCGACCGGATCGTGCGGATCTCCGACGGCCGTGTCGCCCACGGCGAAGATGCTGCCGGGTGAGACACCAGTGCTGAAACTTCTGCTCCGCCGGGCCAGGTCCTCCTGGCCATTGCTGGCGGCGGTGGTCGCGGTGGTCACGATCGGCGGAACGCTGCTCGGGGTGTCGGCGCGATTGCTCACGGTCTCGGCCGGCACCGCGCTCACCGCGGGGATGTCCCGGACCGAACCGGCCGAGGTCGAGACCATCGCGTACCTCAGCGACATCCAGAACGAGAACGCCGCCGGGGTAATCGCCGACACCGGAGAACTGCTGAAGGACGCGGTGAGCCCTCTGGGCCCACCGGTGACCCAGACCCGGGCCTCCAGCACGATGCGCACCCTCGAGTTCCGGGGGGACGGTGCTGCGGTGGGCTACCTCACCGGGATGGACGACCTGTCGCGGGCAGTGCGGCTGACCGCGGGTGAATGGCCTGGCGCCGCGCCGGTGAACGGAGTCCTGCCGGTCGTCGTCCTGGAGTCCACGGCCCGGGCGATGCGCCTGGAACCCGGCAGTCGAGTGCGCCTGGGGTCGCAGTCCAGCGCCCGCTTCGGCAAGGACGACGGTGTGGAGCGCACCGATCTGCTCGTCACCGGTGTCGCGGCGCCCCGGCAGAACGCCGGCTGGGACCGGGATGTGCTGGGGGCTAAGGGATTCGACCAGGCCGTGGCTGTCGGCTACGCGGGTACGGCCCCTGGCGCGGGGCCCTTCCTGGTCGGGACGCCCGCTCTGCTCGGGACCGGTCTGGCGCTCGACCGGATCCAGGTCGATGTGGAACCGGCCCTGAACGCCGCGGACGCCGGAAAGCTGGACGCGGTGGCCACCCGGCTGGCGACGGCGGACCGGCGGCTGGGAGACCGGCTCGGTGACCGCGTCCACCAGCAGCGGGTCGCCTCGACCCTGTCGGGGACCGTCACCCGGGTGTACACGCAGCAGGCCGTGACCCGTTCCACCGTGCTGGTCGTGGTGTTGCTGGGCACCCTGCTGACCGCATCGGCCCTGCTGCTCGCCGGGCGCCTGGTCAACCGGTCGAGAGCGGCCCAGACCGCGCTGTTCTCGGCGATGGGCGCCGGACGTGGCCAGCAACTGGGGCTGGCCGCGGGGGAGGTGGCCGGGCTGGCCCTGATCGCAACGGCGCTGTCCGTGCCGGCCTCGTCGTTCGGCCACGCCGCACTCACCCGGCTCCCGGCCCTGCGCCACGCCGGGCTGAGCACCGGGCCGGGCGTCAGCGGCGGGCAGGTGCTGGTGATCCTGGCCGGCGTGCTGGTGCTGTCGGCCGTGCTCCTGCTGCCGGCGTTGCGGTCGGACCCGGCGGCCCAGGACGCGGCCGAGCAACGGGGGGGAAAAGAACTGCTCATGCGCTCGGGCGCCGACCTGGCCCTGGTCGCCCTGGCGGTGGTGGGCTGGTGGCAGCTGCGGGTGCAGCCGGCGGCACAGTCGGGCACCGACGCCGTGCGCATCCTGGCGCCCGGCCTGATCCTTCTCGCCGGAGCCGCCCTGGTGGTGCGCCTGACCGGCCTGCCGCTGGGGCTGGCCGACCGGGCGGCCCGGCGTTCGAGGCGATTGGTCCTGCCCCTGGCCGCGTTCGAGGCATCCCGGCGCCCGCAGGCGATCGCCGCCGCGCTGCTGCTCGTGCTGGCCGCGGCGTCCGGGACCTTCGGGCTGGCGCTGGCCGCGACCTGGCAGCAGTCGCAGGCCGACCAGGCCGACCTGGCCGTGGGCACCGATCTGAAGGTGGAACTGGCGGGTCCGGCCCAGGCCGGGCAGGCCGAGGTGCTGCGCGAGGCCGTCGGGGGAACGATCTCGCCGGTGCTGGAGCAGGACGTCGCGGTGGGGCAGTGGCTCGGTGGTACCGGCGGCGTACCGCACCTGGTGGCGCTGAACTCCTCGGACGCCGGGGACCTGCTGCGGGGAAGGCTGCCGGCGGGTAGGTCGTGGGCCCAGATCGGCGCGGCGATCGCCCCCGAGGATTCCGCGCCCTCGGTAGCGCTGAACGGCCCCGTCGAGATCACCGGGAGCACCGACAGTGCGAGCACCCTGCAGATCACCCCTCAGCTGGTGCTGCAGGACGGGGCGGGACTACGCAGCACCTGCGCACTCCAGCCGATCGTGCTCGATGGAGAACCGCATCGGGCGGCCGACTGCGACACGCTGCCGGAGAACTCCCGGGTCGTGGCGGTCGTCGTCGACCTCGCACTGGGTCCGGCCGCCGATCCGGGGGACCTGATCGGAACCGGTTCGGTGAAAGTCTCCATCCGGTTCCCCGGGGCCGACGGTGATCCGGGCCGGTGGAAAGCTTCCAGCTACGGCCGGCAGGACGGTACCCGGGTCGTCAGTGTCACCGGTGACGGTGTGCGCGACGGCTCCGACGTCGTCTTCCATCTTGACGCGGTCGTGCAGCTGGCCGACCTGTACTACGTGAACGGCCAGTTCGTGATGGCCGGTTTCGTAGCTCCGCAGGATGTTCCGGTGGTCGTCTCACAAGACTTCGCCGACGTACTGGGATCCGGGCCCGGCGACCGGTACAGCATCCTGATCAATACCGTGTCGGTGCCGGTCAAGGTCGTGGCCGTGGTTCCCGACGTACCCTCCGCGCCCGGCCGGAGCGCGATGCTCGCCGACGCCGACCTGCTCGGCCGGTTCCTGACGGCGCAGGGCGCCCCGCCGACCGTGGGGAATGCCTGGTGGGTGGGTCATCCGGAGAACTCCTCCGGGGCAGGAAAGCTTGGCCTCGGCGAGGTGACAACGAGAGATGCTGAACATCAGGAACTCTCGGAGGGTCCCCTGCGCGTCGGGGTACCCGCAGCCATGGCGATGCTGCTGCCTGCCGTGCTGCTGCTCGCCGTGGGCGGTCTCACCCTGCACGTCGTCTCCGACCTGCGGTCCCGGGCGGGGGAGGTGGTCCGGCTGCGGTCGCTCGGTCTCACCCGGCGCACCGTGACCGGAATGCTGCTGGCCCAGCACGGTGGCCTGCTCGTCCTGCTGGTCGCCGCCGGCACTGCTCTCGGAGCGATCACGGCCGCCGTGGTCGGTCCGCTCCTCATCCGTTCCGATCTGGGAGCGGCCCCGGTGCCCGACGCCTTGTTCCGCTGGCCCTGGACCCACGAGATCCTGCTGCTGGCCGGGCTTCTCCTGACCGGCCTGGCGGTGATCCGCGTCGTCAGCGGGATCCAGGTGCGGGCCGGCGACCGGAGGTCCCGCCGATGAGTCTTCACCGGCCCAGTATTCGCGGCCGGGCCCGTGCCGATCGGGGCCCGCTGCTGCTGACCGCCCTCGTGGTGTTGGTCGCGGTCCTGCTGACCGCTGCGGTTCCGCCCCTCATCGACCGCCGTGCCGACCGGGCCGTGACCGAGGCCGTGGGCGATGCCGGTGACGCCGCCAACATGATCGCGCAGGTGCCCTTCGAAGCCGAGATACCCGGCTATCCCCGGGTCCGGCGGCCGAACTCGGCCACCGTCGCCGACGGGTACGCCGGATCTGCGCAACAGTTGCTGGATCCCACCCTCAGGTCGGTGTTCGGGCCGCCGGTCGTCAGTGTCTCCAGCAGTGACCTGGAGCTCAAGACGGGTGACCGGCCCGGCCGGACCCTGCGGCTGGTGTACGTGGGCGAACCGGCTCCCCTCACCTGGATCGACGGCAGCCCACCCGCCCAGGATTCCTCTCGGGGCGAGGAGCGGGCCGGACCCGCTCCCTGGCCGGTCTCGGTGGGACTGTCCGAAGCCGCCTCCGAAGTGCTCGATCTCGGCACCGGCGACCGGGTCCGTACCGAGGACCGCGAGGGCGGCCGGGTCGAATTGCGGATCAGCGGGATCTACCGGGCCCAGAACCCCTCCGACCAGGTCTGGAAGGCCCAGCCGCAACTGCTGGAGCCCGTCGTGTTCACCGATACCCGGGGCATCACCACCAGCTTCACGTCGGTGCTGCTGTCGGCGGACTCGCTGCCGGACGGCCGCCTGGCCACCGCGCCCACCGACATGGGCGTGACGATCGAGTTCATGCCGACGGCGGGTTCGATCACCCGTGACAACGCTCCGACCGTGATCGACTCGCTGGTCGAACTGGGAGCCGGATCCGGCGTCGCGCAGGACGATGGCCCGGCGATCGATTTCAATACCCGCCTGAGCGGTGTGCTGGAGAGGGTTCTCGACCAGATCTCGGTGGCGACCGCCCTGGCCATGGTGTTGCTGGGGGCCGTGCTGGTCGCGGTCGGCCTGGCCCTTCTGCTCACCGCCGACCTGCTGACCCGGCGCCGGGGCGGGGTGCTGACCGGGCTGCGCCGGCGCGGGGCCTCGTTGCCCGGTCTGTGGGCCGAACTGGCCGTGGAATCGCTGTTTCTCACCCTGCTCGCGGGCGGGACCGGACTGTTGCTCGTCCGCTGGTCGGTCGGTGCGGTCTCCCTGACCTGGCCGCTGCCCGTGCTGGTGGTCGCGGCGCTGGGCGCGCCCACCGTCGGGGTGGTGACAGCGGCCCGGGCGACGACCGGCCGGGCCGCGCCCGCGAACCGGTCGGCGCGGCGCACCCTGGCCGTCACCCGTCAGCTGCGGCGCCTCACGGCCGAGGCCGCGGTGCTGCTCGCGACCGTCGGCGCCGTGATCGCCCTGAGCCAGCGGGGTATCGTCACCCAGGACGGGGCCGGCGGGGCCGCCGCCTCGCTGTTCCCGGCCCTGGCCCCGACCCTCGTCGCGGTCACCGGGGGCATCCTTCTGCTGCGGGTGCTTCCGCCGGTTCTGGAGGGTCTTCTGCGGGCGTCCGAACGGTTCCGGGGGAGTCTTCCGCTGCTGGCGGCGAGCCGGGCCCGGGCGACCGCGGGCCGCGCCCTGCCGCTGGTGCTGATCGTGACCTCGGTGTCGCTCGGGGTCTTCGCGCTCTCGGTGCGGGCCACGGCCTCCCCGACCACGTCCGCCGCTGCCCGGCTGCCGGCGGACGCCCGGCCACTGGCCGGTGCCCTCGCCGACGGGCTCCGTGACCTGGCTCTGGTGACCGGCGTCCTCCTGTTCGTCCTCGCCGTCGTGGCCCTGGTGGTCGGCGCGCTGGGCGGGGCCCGGGAGAGGGGCGAGACCGCAGCCCGGCTGCGGACTCTCGGCCTGACGGGGGCCGACACCCGGTGGATCTGCCTGGGCGAGCTGCTGCCGGTCGCCCTCGTCGGGGGCCTGGTGGGCTGGGTGCTCGGCCGGGTGCTGGCCTCCCGGGCGATCGGCCTGCTCTCGCTGCGGGTGCTGAACGATCTGCCGGCCGACCCGCCGTTGGTCGTGCCGGTGATCACCTACGCCCCGGTGGTGCTGCTGATCGTCACGGTGGTGCTGGTGGCGGCGGTCGAGTCGTCGCTGCGGCGCCGGGAGCGTCTCGGCCAGGTCCTGCGCGCCTAGGGCGTGTTTTGAAAGTCCATGCCTACTGCGGGGCACCCGGTGGCCGCCTGGCGGCACCGAGTGGGGCCCCACGTAGAACACCGCTACGAGGGGCCCCACCCGGCACCCCCAGACGGTCACCGGGCACCTCCTCGCTACGGCAGCGACTTCCAAAACACGCCCTAGTGGCCTGGAGAATTCAGGCCGACCAGATACGTCACTCCGGGTACTCAAGGTCTCACGCAGCGGTATCTTCTGGTGGATGGGAGGGTTGCCGATCGGTCTACGCGGTGATCCGTCGAATCGGGGGGATTCGTGGGCAACCATCGGTCAGCTGCGTCCGGAGCGGGCGCTGACAAAATGCCGGTGTTCAAGGGGGCCAGACAGCTTCTGGAGTGCTTGGAGCGCCTGGTCTCCCGGCCGCGCCGGAGGGAGGCCCCGGCCTTCTCCGGCAAGACCCGGGCGGTGCCGGGCATCCCGCTCGTCTGCCTGAAACGGGCGGATGACGGTGGTGCCCTGATGGAAGGGCTGGCCACCTATCTGAAGGACGCCGAGCCCCGGCGGATCCCGCACGTGATGCACCGCTGCCGGCCCCCGGCTCCCGGTGCGGACGCCCTCGACGACATGGCGAACGGGCTGCTGCGGATCGCCCGGGAGCTGGCGAGCGGCCCGAACGCGGCCGGCGGCCGGATCCGGTTCAGCCGCTTCGGTCTGGTGCACTGGCTGATCCGGCAGGACCTCGGCGCCGACCACATCTACTCGGACGGTCTGCTGCGTCGGCGGTTGCGTGACCGGGAACTGTCGTGGTCGCGGTACACATCACTGTTCTCGGACGAACTGCCGGAGCTCCTGGACGCACCGGTGGCGCGATGGGCCAAGCTGGTACGCGTCGTCCCGCCCCTGTGGTTCCTCCTGCGCCTCAGTGCCCGGGTGCCGGGCGTCGGCACCGAGTACCGGTGGCTGCTGCGCCAGCCGTACCTCGAACCGCACAACCCGGGAACGGTTCTGGGGTTCGGGGTGCGGCTGACCGAGGGCCGGCGCGACGCCGAGGAGCCCGACGAGGTACTGCTCCTGCTGGTGAAGGCCTTCCTGGCCGACCTCACCCATGCCTACCGCCGCTCGTTCTGGCACCCGCGGGGAGCGCGCCGCACCGCCTACCCGGTGGTGCTCCTGGACGATGCCGAGGAGGGGGGTTTCCTGCTGCAGCACCTCGTCCAGGAGATCCGCAGCCACCCGCGCGGCGTCTTCGACCCGCTGGTGCTGGTCGCCGCGGCGCAGGTGTTCCCGCCGGACGCGCTGAGCGGTGGACGCACCGGTTCGGGCGTGATGCGGTGGGCCGCGTCCGAGGCGGTCGACGGCTACGAGGCGTGGTGTCGCCGGGACGCGGGGCGTTCCCGGAAGGAGGATGCCTGGCACCTGCTGATCAGTGTGCCGCCGGTCGAGGTGAAGCCCGCGCCGGACGCGGACGACGAGCAGTACGCGGCGCTCTGGCATGCTGCCAACAACGCCCGGCGGTTCGAGGTGGCGACGCCGGCGTTCTGGGCCCGCGCCTGGGTGACACCGGTGGTCCTGGTGCTGCTGATGGCCGGGGGTACCGGCGGCTGGTTGGCAGCGGGACGACCGGCCGCACCCGGTATCCACCTGTCCCTGCCCCATCTCTTCTCCGGGGATCAGAAAGAGGCGACCGACGGCTCCCTGGTCCCGGCGAGAACGGACGAGGTGCGGCTCCAAGAAGCCGGGCTACCACACTGTTCGGAAGATGCTGCGGGCCATCGTCATGTCCAGCTGGTGCAGCAGTCCCCGGAGCGCCACGAATGTGTCGGGGTCTCCGGGCAAATGGCCGCCTTCGCGCCTCAGGATCCCTCGGCGGCCCAGTTCGACGCCACGCTTTCCGTGCAGAACGACCGCGCTGAGGAGTTGAAGCGGGCCGCACCGGAGCGGCCGGTTCTGTGCCTGGTCTACGTGACAGCGTTCGAGAGCCGGGGCAAGGGCGGCGTGGCGCCGGACAACACAGAACAGAAGCTCGAGTTCATGGGCTATCTGAAGGCGCAGCAGCGACAGAACACGGTGCGCGACGGTCCTCAGCAGCCGATCGTGCGGCTCCTGCTCGGGAACGCCGGGCCGGGTATGAGTAACTACCCGACGATGCTGGACCAGCTCGGTCCGGCCGGAGACGGGTGTGATGCTCTCGGCGTGGTCGGTCTCGACGAAAGCTCCGCCACCACCAAACAATTGATACTCGAACTCAACGACCTCCAGTACCCGGTCGTGTCCGCGACACTCACGGCCGACAACCTGGCCGACGGAGCCAGGAACTATTTCTCCGTGGCCGCGCCCAATTCCGTGCAGGCGGCCGAGATCGCCCGCTGGGCGGCGCCCCGGACCGACGGTCGGCCGGCTCCCCGTGACGTGGCGGTGATCTGTCCGCGCGACGCCGGCAATCTCTGGAGCGAAACCCTCACGAAGTTCTTGCGCGAGCAGTTCGCCGGGCCGCGGTGGAACCTTACGGTGTATGCCTACGTCCCGGATCGTCACGAGGCCGCGGAGGCCGAGGAGGCCGCGGGTGGGGGCGCCTGTGGCAGTGGTGCGGTTCGGGTGGACGAACTCGAGGATCTGCCCGCGCAGTTGCGGGACCGGGGTGACCCCCTGGTGGTCTTCGCCGGTCGGGGCGAGGATTTCGGGGTCTTCCTGACCCATTTCGACAATGATCTTGATGTGATCGCCGCCGACGACGTTTCCAGTGATGTGGCCCGGCGGGGGAACAACGGAACCTTGGACGGTCGCGAGTTCTCCTACGTTTCATTGGCTTTTGCCGGAGAAGGAGAATCGTCGGCGAAGCAGGAGTACGCCGGGTAC
This genomic interval from Kineosporia sp. NBRC 101731 contains the following:
- a CDS encoding ABC transporter ATP-binding protein, with the protein product MLGVRGLSHAYGANQVLHDVSFDVAAGSMVALVGRSGSGKTTLLNMVGGLDLPDAGTVLVDGTEVTTLDEAGRSRLRRDTVSYVFQTFGLIPVLSAAENVGIPLRMRRTPRNEREKRVAKLLDLVGLADHAQQRPDELSGGQQQRVAIARALASSPRLLVADEPTGQLDAETGLSVMALLRGVVESEGVTALVSTHDPVMMRLADRIVRISDGRVAHGEDAAG
- a CDS encoding FtsX-like permease family protein → MSLHRPSIRGRARADRGPLLLTALVVLVAVLLTAAVPPLIDRRADRAVTEAVGDAGDAANMIAQVPFEAEIPGYPRVRRPNSATVADGYAGSAQQLLDPTLRSVFGPPVVSVSSSDLELKTGDRPGRTLRLVYVGEPAPLTWIDGSPPAQDSSRGEERAGPAPWPVSVGLSEAASEVLDLGTGDRVRTEDREGGRVELRISGIYRAQNPSDQVWKAQPQLLEPVVFTDTRGITTSFTSVLLSADSLPDGRLATAPTDMGVTIEFMPTAGSITRDNAPTVIDSLVELGAGSGVAQDDGPAIDFNTRLSGVLERVLDQISVATALAMVLLGAVLVAVGLALLLTADLLTRRRGGVLTGLRRRGASLPGLWAELAVESLFLTLLAGGTGLLLVRWSVGAVSLTWPLPVLVVAALGAPTVGVVTAARATTGRAAPANRSARRTLAVTRQLRRLTAEAAVLLATVGAVIALSQRGIVTQDGAGGAAASLFPALAPTLVAVTGGILLLRVLPPVLEGLLRASERFRGSLPLLAASRARATAGRALPLVLIVTSVSLGVFALSVRATASPTTSAAARLPADARPLAGALADGLRDLALVTGVLLFVLAVVALVVGALGGARERGETAARLRTLGLTGADTRWICLGELLPVALVGGLVGWVLGRVLASRAIGLLSLRVLNDLPADPPLVVPVITYAPVVLLIVTVVLVAAVESSLRRRERLGQVLRA